In Candidatus Zixiibacteriota bacterium, the following are encoded in one genomic region:
- a CDS encoding GNAT family N-acetyltransferase: protein MNRDTVQEITDILRRDILRGSSRTIHADHSLGEGGIGLDSLALVELITALENHFDIDIPEGDWVNRGQLTLAALARIVESQIGAGTPPAPRPVRPDEDIEHGTRLGRTERLRTVLQEQGVLASARWIASRAVKKTADAAFQRRTFYILAADLTSPLPAVDISDTLALFRLAELSDADSLDGIYSPSEHQYKLTRFKERLAAGYHCYTAWIDGRLAAIDWVTDKTDHEPTTGLTIEVGPGACYGLDLREHPDFKSRGVGLALLTHCLADCRRRGYHTQFAVVDATNRRMLMASVQLLGFRKVGYIWTRTVLGTTTTKWECSGRSGSDAHLRLLR from the coding sequence ATGAACCGCGATACGGTACAGGAGATTACCGACATCCTCCGCCGCGATATACTGCGCGGCTCCTCCCGAACCATTCACGCCGATCACTCCCTTGGCGAAGGAGGTATCGGGCTGGATTCACTTGCACTGGTGGAGCTGATCACGGCGCTCGAGAACCACTTCGATATCGATATCCCCGAAGGTGACTGGGTAAACCGCGGCCAACTGACGCTCGCAGCGCTGGCACGGATAGTCGAGTCGCAAATCGGCGCGGGCACTCCTCCTGCCCCCCGCCCTGTCCGACCCGACGAAGACATCGAACATGGAACGCGCCTCGGCCGGACCGAACGCCTCCGCACTGTTCTGCAGGAACAGGGCGTTCTCGCAAGCGCACGGTGGATCGCGTCGCGCGCCGTCAAAAAGACCGCGGACGCCGCCTTCCAGCGGCGCACCTTCTACATCCTCGCCGCCGATCTGACCTCCCCGTTGCCCGCTGTTGACATTTCGGACACACTTGCACTCTTCCGGCTCGCCGAACTCTCCGATGCCGATTCGCTCGACGGCATCTACTCGCCATCCGAACACCAGTACAAACTCACCCGTTTCAAGGAGCGGCTTGCGGCCGGCTATCACTGCTACACGGCGTGGATTGACGGCAGGCTTGCTGCTATCGACTGGGTTACCGACAAAACCGACCACGAACCGACCACCGGATTAACGATCGAGGTCGGCCCCGGCGCCTGCTACGGACTTGACCTCCGCGAACACCCCGACTTCAAATCCCGTGGCGTGGGCCTGGCCCTGCTCACTCACTGCCTTGCCGATTGCCGGCGTCGTGGGTACCACACCCAGTTCGCGGTTGTTGATGCCACCAACCGGAGAATGCTGATGGCGTCGGTCCAGCTGCTTGGGTTCAGAAAAGTCGGATACATCTGGACGAGAACCGTTCTGGGAACGACAACCACAAAGTGGGAGTGTTCCGGAAGGAGCGGCAGCGACGCTCACCTTCGACTGCTCCGGTAG
- a CDS encoding OB-fold nucleic acid binding domain-containing protein produces the protein MEQKYVKDYVRDDFVEGFFAVRRKDVREYARGQFVSLELGDHTGRINGVMWEPDQFALTEMTEGMVVKARAVVGEYNHRPQLNISRIRLANEDEYALEDILPHSTQPREQRESRLMALTAKIENGYIKALTEAFWTDRAFFDSYMIAAAGKLWHHAYIGGLSEHSANVTELALRVAQGYPWLNKDYLIFGGLFHDAGKVRTYSSDSTVIDYTDEGRLIGHICLADHWIAEKAAVIEGFPSALLMKLRHMILSHQGELQYATPVVPQMPEAFVLYYCDEIDSKMGAIERIRTRQGGTGWSEYVNMLDRFLYFGDGPEEPST, from the coding sequence GCAGAAGTACGTCAAGGACTATGTCCGCGATGATTTTGTCGAGGGATTTTTCGCCGTTCGTCGCAAGGACGTCAGGGAGTACGCCCGGGGGCAATTCGTATCCCTGGAGCTGGGGGACCATACGGGTCGGATCAACGGTGTCATGTGGGAGCCGGACCAGTTTGCTTTGACGGAGATGACCGAGGGGATGGTGGTCAAGGCCCGGGCGGTGGTGGGCGAATACAATCACAGGCCGCAGCTCAATATTTCGCGGATTCGGCTCGCCAACGAGGATGAGTATGCGCTCGAAGATATCCTGCCGCATTCGACTCAGCCGAGGGAACAGCGGGAGTCGCGGCTGATGGCGCTGACCGCCAAGATAGAAAACGGATACATCAAGGCGCTGACCGAGGCTTTTTGGACGGACCGGGCCTTTTTCGATTCATACATGATTGCGGCGGCGGGCAAGCTGTGGCACCATGCCTATATAGGCGGGCTCTCCGAGCACTCGGCCAATGTCACCGAGCTGGCGCTTCGGGTTGCGCAGGGCTACCCATGGCTCAACAAAGATTATCTCATATTCGGGGGGCTGTTTCACGACGCGGGCAAGGTTCGGACGTATTCCTCGGACTCGACGGTTATCGACTATACCGATGAGGGCCGGCTGATCGGTCACATCTGCCTGGCCGACCACTGGATTGCCGAAAAGGCGGCGGTGATCGAGGGCTTTCCTTCCGCGCTGCTGATGAAACTTCGGCATATGATCCTTTCGCACCAGGGTGAGTTGCAGTACGCCACCCCGGTCGTTCCCCAGATGCCCGAGGCGTTCGTGTTGTATTACTGCGACGAGATCGATTCAAAAATGGGGGCGATCGAACGAATCCGCACGCGCCAGGGCGGCACGGGGTGGTCGGAGTATGTAAACATGCTTGACCGGTTTTTATATTTCGGCGACGGCCCCGAGGAACCGTCGACGTGA
- a CDS encoding ABC transporter permease: protein MNASRATLEISHLTRSITANGKRKTIVNDVSYSFGCGTVYSVVGPSGAGKSSLLRLMNRLDEPGVPDETLAELLTLVGLPAATVQSDVDMLSGGEKQRVAMARLLATAGMVSILNFMKTVGIVALPGAMTGMILAGKPPLEAALFQLIIGYMLMSAVTLTVVMTLELVVRRFFTPFDQFRPPVRD, encoded by the coding sequence GTGAACGCCTCCCGCGCGACGCTGGAGATATCGCATCTCACCCGCTCCATAACCGCGAACGGCAAGCGGAAGACAATCGTCAACGATGTATCGTATTCGTTCGGCTGCGGCACGGTCTACTCTGTCGTAGGGCCGTCGGGGGCCGGCAAGAGTTCGCTGTTGCGGCTGATGAACCGACTCGATGAGCCGGGCGTTCCCGATGAGACGTTGGCCGAGTTGTTGACGCTTGTCGGGTTGCCGGCGGCGACGGTTCAATCCGATGTCGATATGCTTTCCGGCGGCGAGAAGCAGCGCGTGGCGATGGCGCGGCTTCTGGCGACGGCCGGAATGGTATCGATACTCAATTTTATGAAGACGGTGGGGATCGTCGCGCTGCCCGGGGCGATGACCGGCATGATCCTGGCCGGCAAGCCGCCGCTGGAGGCGGCCCTGTTCCAGTTGATCATCGGTTATATGCTGATGAGCGCGGTGACGTTGACAGTGGTGATGACGCTGGAACTGGTGGTGCGTCGGTTTTTCACGCCGTTCGACCAGTTCCGTCCGCCGGTGCGCGACTGA
- a CDS encoding class I adenylate-forming enzyme family protein has protein sequence MSASMKVYESLRERIRQHADRLAVVCGPARFRFSDLARETDRLVGAFSRLGITRRHVVGLALPNQAMLAPAYLALCALDAAVALISTKYRNHELDAIVAHTGPRWILTGHAESADLTTSLKAQCVESRHIDAAEPLIALKIADLPDVSIPEDVALLKFTSGSTGQPKGIGLTADNVLAETACVVDTLAVAPDDRILALVPLTHSYGFDLGVLASLSSGACLHVGSGFIPRMTLQYLQSERISIFLGVPPMYRSLIDTRLRELPDLSGVRYLLSCTAPLSAATIREFHERFGAVICQHYGSSETGAATNHVPSEVLNRMDSVGRPMAGVTVSIVDEHGRPVAPGNVGEVIVSGPAVAPRYLMGQPLGRNPLQGGSYRTGEIGLLDDAGFLHLRGRIDHLINVGGLKVGPDEVSAVLEQHPAVREAAVIGAKDAAGEEFVYAAVTLRSESDESALIEFCGRHLAQYKVPRRIDIRDHLPRGATGKVQLRPEDIVI, from the coding sequence ATGTCAGCGTCGATGAAAGTCTACGAGTCGCTCCGGGAACGTATCCGCCAGCACGCCGATCGCCTCGCCGTCGTATGCGGCCCTGCGCGCTTCCGCTTCAGCGACCTTGCCAGAGAAACCGATCGCCTCGTCGGCGCCTTCTCGCGGCTTGGCATCACCCGGCGACACGTTGTCGGCCTGGCCCTTCCCAACCAGGCCATGCTGGCCCCGGCCTACCTCGCCCTCTGCGCGCTCGACGCCGCTGTCGCCCTCATCTCCACCAAGTATCGGAACCATGAACTGGACGCAATCGTCGCTCACACCGGTCCGCGGTGGATTCTCACCGGGCATGCTGAATCGGCCGACTTGACCACATCATTGAAGGCGCAGTGCGTGGAATCGCGGCACATCGATGCCGCCGAGCCACTCATTGCGCTGAAGATCGCGGATTTGCCGGACGTCTCGATTCCCGAAGACGTCGCCCTGCTGAAATTCACCTCCGGATCAACCGGCCAACCCAAGGGAATCGGCCTCACGGCGGACAACGTCCTCGCCGAAACGGCGTGCGTCGTTGATACGCTTGCGGTAGCACCCGACGACCGCATTCTGGCGCTCGTGCCGCTGACACATTCGTACGGATTTGACCTCGGCGTACTGGCTTCGCTGTCCTCCGGCGCCTGCCTCCACGTGGGTTCCGGGTTCATCCCGAGGATGACGCTGCAATACCTGCAATCGGAACGGATCAGCATTTTTCTCGGCGTGCCCCCAATGTATCGGTCCCTGATCGATACCCGGCTTCGCGAACTGCCCGACCTGTCGGGCGTACGCTACCTGCTGTCCTGTACCGCGCCGTTAAGCGCCGCAACGATACGAGAATTCCACGAGCGCTTTGGCGCCGTTATCTGCCAGCACTATGGCTCATCGGAAACCGGTGCTGCCACCAACCATGTCCCCTCGGAAGTGCTCAACCGCATGGACTCGGTGGGTCGACCTATGGCGGGTGTCACTGTTTCAATTGTTGACGAGCATGGCAGGCCGGTTGCACCAGGAAACGTCGGCGAGGTGATTGTCAGCGGACCGGCGGTCGCGCCACGTTACCTCATGGGGCAGCCGCTCGGACGCAATCCGCTGCAGGGCGGGTCATACCGCACCGGCGAAATCGGCTTGCTTGATGATGCCGGTTTCCTTCATCTGCGCGGACGTATCGATCATCTCATCAACGTCGGCGGACTCAAAGTCGGACCGGACGAAGTGTCCGCCGTCCTCGAGCAACATCCGGCTGTTCGGGAAGCCGCGGTGATCGGCGCCAAAGACGCCGCCGGCGAAGAGTTCGTCTACGCGGCGGTAACGCTCCGAAGTGAGTCCGATGAGTCCGCCCTGATCGAATTCTGCGGTCGTCACCTCGCGCAATACAAGGTTCCCCGACGAATCGACATACGCGACCACCTCCCGCGCGGCGCGACCGGCAAAGTGCAACTTCGTCCGGAAGACATCGTCATATGA
- a CDS encoding MFS transporter: MNLRLREVSIGTVTLSAVTVWIGFYSWQILFNNFAVDLFSASAADVGIIQAVREIPGLLAFGAGALALYFTESRVGAVSIVTLGAGLILCGLSSSLLMLGAATVLMSFGFHYFEPNNSSQLLMLAKQGEVGRVQGRLLSFESVAGLAGAGLVLWLTLFLDYRVTFYLLGGAVTLVGLYLTWALPANRSDSDVRTVTIKREYKLYYTLSFLQGCRRHIFSTFALFLLVKNHGLNITAISSIMLANNVITMFTNRAIGHLSDRIGERRVLASASAVLIVIFAGYAFVDYLAILIAFFLVDNVLVGSSIALKSYLRRIAPPEDLTGCLSFGMTANHITAVVIPVVGGVAWTTMGHEVTFIAGAIVVAMDLLFSLRIPDTHQGSTRSAASSA, encoded by the coding sequence ATGAATTTGCGCCTCCGGGAAGTCTCCATCGGCACGGTCACGTTATCTGCCGTGACGGTCTGGATCGGTTTCTACTCCTGGCAGATACTCTTCAACAATTTCGCGGTTGATCTTTTCAGCGCATCGGCAGCCGATGTCGGCATTATCCAGGCAGTCCGTGAGATTCCGGGGCTCCTTGCGTTTGGGGCGGGAGCGCTGGCGCTGTACTTCACGGAATCCAGGGTCGGGGCGGTATCGATCGTCACGCTGGGTGCGGGATTGATTCTGTGCGGTCTGTCATCGTCCCTGTTGATGCTGGGCGCGGCGACCGTGCTCATGTCGTTTGGATTTCACTATTTTGAGCCGAACAATTCGTCCCAGTTGTTGATGCTGGCGAAGCAGGGCGAAGTGGGCCGGGTGCAGGGGAGGCTCTTGTCGTTCGAGTCGGTTGCCGGGCTGGCCGGCGCCGGGCTGGTGCTCTGGCTGACACTTTTCCTCGACTATCGTGTCACGTTTTATCTGCTCGGTGGTGCAGTAACGCTGGTGGGGTTGTACCTGACGTGGGCCCTTCCGGCCAACCGCAGCGACAGCGATGTGCGCACGGTGACGATCAAACGGGAATACAAACTGTATTACACGCTGTCGTTTCTGCAGGGGTGCCGGCGGCACATCTTCTCGACCTTTGCCCTTTTTCTCCTGGTCAAAAACCACGGATTGAACATCACCGCGATATCGTCGATAATGCTCGCGAACAACGTCATTACGATGTTCACCAACCGGGCGATCGGCCATCTGTCCGATCGGATTGGAGAGCGTCGAGTGCTGGCGTCGGCGTCGGCGGTCCTTATCGTTATCTTCGCGGGCTACGCGTTCGTCGATTACCTCGCGATTCTGATCGCCTTCTTTCTGGTTGATAACGTGCTGGTGGGATCATCGATCGCGCTGAAGTCCTATCTTCGCAGGATCGCCCCGCCGGAGGATCTGACCGGCTGTCTGTCATTCGGCATGACGGCCAACCACATTACAGCGGTGGTGATACCGGTCGTGGGAGGCGTGGCGTGGACAACCATGGGTCATGAGGTGACATTTATCGCGGGCGCGATCGTTGTGGCGATGGACCTGCTGTTCTCGCTGAGAATACCGGATACGCACCAGGGGTCGACCCGGTCCGCCGCTTCGTCTGCGTAA
- a CDS encoding DUF3303 family protein has product MLYFVIEHFRNKDPKPVYRRFDEFGRMSPEGLRYIDSWVDQDLARCFQLMETEDREWIDEWIAKWSDLVDFDVIPVMTSREAADRVRGRRA; this is encoded by the coding sequence ATGCTCTACTTCGTGATCGAACACTTCAGAAATAAAGATCCGAAACCGGTGTATCGTCGGTTCGATGAGTTCGGGCGGATGTCGCCCGAGGGACTTCGCTATATCGACAGCTGGGTGGATCAGGATCTTGCGCGATGTTTCCAGTTGATGGAGACGGAAGACCGGGAATGGATCGATGAGTGGATAGCCAAGTGGAGCGACCTCGTTGATTTCGACGTGATCCCGGTAATGACATCGCGGGAGGCCGCCGACCGGGTTCGTGGCCGGCGCGCCTGA